AAATTAATACTCTAATTAGCCCTTGTTTCCAGGAGAGCCACCTGGGCACAGGAATGTCAGAAGAACCCCGCAggatgaggtgaaaaaggttccTTCCATCCAGTTCAGCCCTCAACTTCCCACAGTGACCTACCTGTTGCCTCTGGGTAGCCTACAAACAGGAGAAGGCACAACCCCCCTCATCCGCCTTCCCCCcactgcacactgcctctgatAGCCGTTGAGACTGGTAACCAGCAACAGAGctatcctccatgaatctgtcaaTTCCTTTCAGAGCCAGTGACCACTGCTGCTAGTCTCTACCCTTTTCAGCATACTCAATGACAACCTTCTCAATCTCTGAACTGCCTACACCAGAACGTTCCTGTACGTGCTCTTTGCAAcctaagaaaaaaagaagagaagcagCTCCCTAGTCACCTGGAGACAATTCTTGACTCGCCCCTGGCTGGCAGCTACTGACAAGAGGAGCATTTTGCAAACTACTTAGAACTGAATGAGAGCAACAATAGCAAAAGGAAGCCACAGCAGGGCAAGGAGCATGGCCACAGCACTCCTCCAAGTGCAAGCCAGTCTCCTGTGGCGGGGGTTCACCTGCTGCTTGGTGCTCTTCCCTGGCTTGACTGAGTAGTGAATGTCCTTCATGGCCCTCTCGATGAGGATGACTGTGTACGGCCTCTTCGTTTCCGGGTTGACGCATTTGTCGGCCACGATGGTGGCAATGTCACGGAACATCTGCTCCAGCTGCGACTGGCGCTCCTTGTCCGACACCTGCAACTCCCCCTTTGTGAGGATCTGAAACGTAGGCCAAGGCAGAAGGGCGCTATCAGCATTTGGATCCGTGCATGCCCTCTTATAGCGCAAGGGATGCAGACGTCAGTCTGAGCCTTCAAGGACGTGTGGGTTCGCCCCCCCCAACCTTGTGCATCACTGGAAGAGCGGCAGCCCTCAAACAGCACAGCTTGATTCTCTTGAGCAATAAGGAAAATCTGGATGTTCTgctacattgtgtgtgtgtatttcattaTGACCCACAGTGAAGCCTGTAAACTCTTGATCCAGCCATCAAATCAGAGTTGGATATCATCAGATCAGAGCATCCTAGCCACACAGTCTATATTTACAAAGGGCCAGTCTATATTTACAAATGACCTCTTGAGCTTGAGGAGGCAGGTAAAGTTTACTTGGTGCAGGGAAATGTAGtacttcattttaaaaacaaaatttttggCTCCCAGCATGAACTATAGTCAACTGTTTcccacaggccaatcctatgcatatccactcagaaataaggtctattagccaaaggggcttattctcaagtaagggtggataggactgcagcctaagttgtTCAATATATACATTTTAGGCAAAGGGTGACAGAAGGAAAGAAATTCTGCTGGACTAACCCTGGCCTCCAAACAACTTATAAAAAAATACTTTGCTCTGGACACCTTTGCTGGAAGCAGAGCTCTGTATAACTCAAAAGCTGGCATTTAAAAGTGAGTATGATACCTTCTGTGTAAGACACTGAAGAGGAAATGGACACAAAGAAGATATATACACACTTATCCACCACATTTACATGCATGCAAAATTAATACACAGCCAGGCAAATGCAACAGTATTGCTGTCTGCGCTCGGTACAGTTCCTTCTGTCCTAAGCCTCAGTGTGCCAACAGTTCTTTTAAATCTTGCAGCCCTTGAAACGATCCTAACACTCTGGAACCTTTCAGGCACCTATGTCAGTGGCAAGGGAGGGCTCCTTTCAATCCACTGAAGCCAGAGCTCCTCCCAGAAACAGTTACGCACGTTTCAAAGACTGTCTCTGGTATCTCTTCCCCACCCTTCTGTCAAGTTTATTTGAACAGGGGGCATTAAATCAAACCCATTCTTTTTCTATCCTGTGCTACAATCCAGTATCTCATTAGCCTCATGTGCCCAAAAATGATACCCACAACCGGCCTTAACTCTGAAAACGGAGCTATAGATGAGTTTCTATTATCCCTTCTCCCTCATGTACTGCATAGTCAGGGTCGTGGTTATGGAAAAACAAAGGGCATTTTCACAAGAAAAAATCCCAagaatgccaccccccccttACCATTTTGCAGATTTCCGTCTGGTTGTCTGTGCCAAAAGCCTTGAccaggtcttccttctttgccacctGGCCTTTAGAGACGTTCACAAATACTGTGTGGGTCTGCAGAACTTCATCCAGGTCCTTCTCACTGGCAAATAAGTACATTGAATTCTGGGTAAGTTCTAGGTGacacttttgttcctttactgaAATAAATATCGCTAATATCTTTAACGTGTAACTATTAAAACGTACAATCGGCATAGAacgttttcatttttattataaaaaaattaaaaatcattcCCAGATCTTTATGGGATTTGTTAGAACAGCCTGCACTCTGCGTATGCTCAGAAACACTCTCCCCGGCTGTCGGCTGGGTGCAgccactcccttccccttcccgGCTGCACTCTGCGTATGCTCAGAAACACTCTCCCCCAGCTGTCGGTTGGGTGCAGCCGCTCCCCTCCCGGCTGCACTCTGCGTACGCTCAGAAACACTCTCCCCCGTCCGCCGGCTGGCACTCACGCGCCGCTCCGCCAGCCCACGACCTTGTTGCGGTAGCAGGCGATCTCGAAGCGCTTCCCGGCCCGGCGCGCGCGCACCACGGCCACGTTCGTCAGGCGGATCTGGTTCGTCGGCGTGAAGATCGACATGGCGGCGGCGAACTGGCGGCGGGGAGTCCGCGGTGCGTCAAGCGGCTCTGAAGTCTCGCGAGAGCGCCTGTCGCGCAGCCCCTCCCCGGTCCCTCCGGGCGGGAAACGCAGCCGCGCACGAAGGTTCCGGGCTGAAGGCCGGACCGGGTTTCCCAGCGCACCCTGCGCGGCAAGATGGCCGCCCTCGCGTGCGGGGCTGGGGGCAGAGTCGCCCGCGGGTAGCCCTTGTCCAGGCGGCTCGGGCGCGCAGGCATGGGTAAGGGGGCAGGGCCCGGCCCGGCCGCAGGAGGCGGGGCGGCAGCTGGCCTGGGCGCCTTCGGAGGGGGTGAGCGAGGACAGGCCGTCACGGCTGCCAAGCCGGCGTGTcgctgatctgtggaactccctgccactggatgtggtggcagcactTGGCCCAGGCGCCTTTAAAGGGGCTGGGACAGGCCGAGGGAGGGAAAGGCCATCGCGGGTGACAAGCCGTGGCGGGTGCGTGCAGCCTCCGGGGCCTTGTTgcccagcagtggcgtagccggaggggggcagagcagccactctggcggggaggctgggcggggcgggcaagcggcccctcccttcggagccattcccccatatggctccattttgctccccccacagggaatgactccaaagggaggggccgcttgcccgtcccgcccagcctccccaccagagtggcTGCTCTGTCCCCCTCCGGCTATGCCACCGTTACCCAGAAAGttgttgctctgtggaactccttgccactagaTGTAGTGATGACGTCTTGGAAAGAGGCTTGGACTGACGGAGGATGGTAAGGTCCATCGCAGGGACAGGCCGTGACAGAAGCAAGGCCTCTGCATGCAGCGGGGCTTTTCCTTTAAGCAGGTCTTCAAAGAATGCCTGCTGGCGAGTTTGCGTTCCTGTAACGTTTTTTGAACAGAGACCTGGAGACCCCTCAGTGTGCAAGGTGACCCTGGTTCCACATTGCATAAGCGCAGGACTTAAAATTCAAGGGCGCGTTGATAGAACCTTTCATCTGGCCGTGGATTTGGTTCTGCCTCTAGAACAGTGTTCCCTTACCAGTGATACTGGAGGTGGCGTCTGGCggtacttgtggaacccctggacacctgctgcacAGAAATGCTGTGACACAACAGGCATTGGTAGGAGCTCTggcttgtccaccctgagcctctttcttGTATTTTTCGTGTTGcctctggcctctcaacccagaagtaactggcaatgacatcatcaccacttgcttccagtggtgcttccgttaggtggatcatgtgaagtggtacggtgggggataaacattgagaaatgctgctccagACACACGCAGCATCTGATGGACACTCTCCAAGAGTTTTACTATGTTAAAATTTGTGTTTGAGGTGCCATCTCTTTTACTGGCCCTGATCCTGTGTCCAGCAACAGCTTGAGCCAAAGACATTAAGCGGGCAAATCTTGTCCCATCTCTCAGTTGCTCAGTTTTCCTGGTATGAAAAGCTCAGTCTGTGGTTAAAGGAACAGGCCGCTAAACGTTGTTGCCACTCCTGCTTGGACCCCTGTGCATGCTTGTCCAGAAGTAGGAACTACTGAAGCAGAACTGGGGAGGAACTCTTGTTGAGATCTGTAAGGGCTGCTCACAGTTTCACTTTGTTCCAGATGCTCCTGTGGAGACATGGAGCAGCCTCTGCGCTTATGTGATGTCCTTGTGGCTGAACAGGTTCTACATTTACTCCTGTGCCGCTCTTGGTGTTGGCCTTTGGATTTGCATCCAATTCCTCAGTAAAGCCAAGAAGCAGGTACTTTGGGCCATGGCTGGTTTGTTGAGACATGGTTTCTCTCTTACACAGCACCTGGTGCTGGGAGGGCTAAAGGAGGGTTTAGTGACAGCAAGTGAAACTTGATCCTAGGATTACGTAACTTTATGATTATTTTCAACTTTGCAGAATGGAGATCATCTCCCAAAATCAAACCTTCCTCAAATCATGCTGGATGTACCTGCAGGGGAGCATAAAAACTCACAAATCAACAAAGTCCATGTAGTCGGGGTGAAGATTTTCTATGGTTCTCAGACTGGGACAGCAAAGGTGAGCAGTGAGAGCAAAAGTAACTTTCCTTGTGGCCAGGTTGGATGCATGAGTGTGGTTGGCTCTTCTTGTTTAGGGCATGATTCTTTGCAGATGCTCAGGTACACTttccttcattcatatgttcatagtTGAGCTCTGGGAGTGAAGACAAGTTCGGCTACTGGGCCTTGGTAAATCCTGCCCAAATTAAACCCTGTATACATAGTGAGGGATTTCTGAGGAAATTGTTGCATGTgaaactgctttatactgagtctgACCCTTGTTTCACCCAGCCCAGTACTGCCTGCCCTGACAGCTgacaggtctttcccagcttgATGGACTGATGTTTGCCTTCTCAAACAGTCTCCCAGTACAGTCTGTCACATTTCTAAAACAAAGGAGAAAGGCTTGAGCTCTTGGAACAGGTTGTTCTGCAGTTTGAGATCTATTACACAGCTGGGAATGTACTGCTCTCTTAATTTCCTGCATGGAATATCCATTAACCTGCAAGGCTAGTTTTGCATGCTCCAGGTAACCTTGTAGGTGTTGCAGCTCCGAAACTGCAGCTCTCTCGATGGCAGGAGTGTATCGGGAGTACATCGGGTCTCATGCAGTTGTGGACAAATATTCATCAGCCCCACCATAACGTGTAAAAACACAAGGACAGCAGAAGATGAGAGGTGCAACAAACTGAAAAATTGGCCATTGTGGAGCATGTAGTTGAGATAATAATCTCAAGCACATAATGGATTTTAAGTGAATACTGGCACTGTCCACTGCCAGTCATTGTCACTCTCAATTTTGTAGAGAGATCATAGAGATTTATAAACATCAGAACAATCTGAACAGGAGAGAGGAGACGCTGAGTGTGAATGACGCTTGGTTACCAGTGCTCAAAAATACAGGTATCTGGGGCTTGAAGAACTGAGGTAGAACAACAGGTACTTGGGGCTTTGTAATCAGAACATCAGTTACATCAGTTATACTACGTAGTCTGAAGAGCTACTTGCTGTAGCTTCATCCTTTGAAAATGTCTTCCGCAGTAGTAGGCGAAACGTTAGGTGAGAACGGCTATATTCAGCCACGGCCTATTAACCCAAACGTTGTTAATTTCGGTGTCACGAATactggctgtgaaagccttaATATCAATTGAACTGCCTGTTTTGAGGCAGTTGCCGCTTTGGTATTTAGGGGTTCAGGTCCAAGACAATCTGTGGGATCTTAGGTTTGGGTTCAGTTAGTGTATTTGGGTTTCGGTTGTGGGGCTCAGGGCCAGTGTGACTCCCTATTCACAAGGATGATTGCAAGGAACCCAAGCATCTCTCAATGAAGCACTCCTTCGAcaatccttccttctttccttccagcgGTTTGCACAGATTCTTGCCGAAGCTGTTGCCTTTCTTAGTCTGCCAACAGAAGTCATCGACATGAGGGACTATGATCCGGACGACTGCCTTGTAGATGAGGTGGGCTGTTTTCCCCTCTTAGTTCAGACTCCCTTTTTGCACCTTCAAGAgtgctgaaggtgatcaactcCCTTCCTGAGGCTCATTAATAGCAGCACAATGAGGTGGGGACGGGACCTGCACAGTGTGTCGTGTCTTGTGCTAATGATTGTTGGTGACTTTCCAACTCAGGATGGCTTTTGTGAAAGCTCTTTTTGATCagctgaaaatgtttgcatagTTTTCTCTTTTGGGATCTCTCCAGAGCACCAGCAAGAATGTCTGCGTATTCTTGGTTGCCACGTACACTGATGGGAAGCCACCGGAGAGTGCTGGGTGGTTCTGCAAATGGCTCGAGGAAACAGCCAACGACTTCAGGGTCAGCAAGACGTACCTGAACGGCTTGCGATATGCAGTTTTTGGACTAGGCAACTCATTGTATGCTGATTGCTACAACACCGTAAGTCTCTTTGCTATTTCTCAAGTGGAGCCTGAGAGACGGTTGGAGTCTGACTTGTTGGGTGGGCGACCTAGTCTGACCCTCTTACTAAGAGATTGGAGGACCTTTCCTACAAGAAAAGGCTAAAGTATTTGGGTCTTTTTAGGTTAGGAAAAAAGGCAACTGAGTCTGGGAGGGAAACATGATGAGTATTACAAAATATTatgtgtggggagagagagagaagcttgtCTCTCTGGTAGCACTTGTGTTCACCCAATGACATTGGTTGGCAGTAGGTTTAGAAAGTCCTTCATCCAATGAGTTAGTGAATcttactgccacaagatgtgatggctGCTGTGTTagttgcttttaaaagggaattagacaaaccCCTGGACAAGGATGGGGTCTGTCTACAGCTTTTCACTATTAGGGCTGAATGAAACCTGCATGATCAGATGCAGTTTACCTTTGAGTACCAAGTGCTAAACAGGGAAGGGTTGTTGTAGAATTGCTGGAGGTCTCTGGTTGGCCACTGCCAGAGATGTTCATGAAACTGATGGAACTTCAGTCTGATCCTACATACATCTTTTTATGTCCTTACACGAGGAGAGCCTCAGtctggagcatctccaacagattcccatccagtgtttctcaaaacttGTGGAGAAGTGTGCTTTCCCACCTCATTGGAGCATGTGTGGCCGCCATTGATCAGTCCAGCCCTGCGCTGCCTACTCAACTGGTAGCAACTCTTTCAGGCATCAGagagagaagggtctttcccaggcctgtTCTGATCTGCGATCCTTGGAAGTGGCTTTTGCCTGAGATCTCCTGCATGCCACTCTTAGGCTCTCCCACTGCACTCCCTTCCTGCTGtcactgtcccgtcccccccacgaACTCCCTCACTAGGTCCTCCTGTGGCTTTCCTTCCTCACTGTGAGCGTCCCCCCCTTGTTTGCATCTTAGGTTGGCAGGAACGTGGACAAGTGGCTGTGGCAGTTGGGGGCCTCTCGCATCCTGTCCTGCACCCGGGGGGACAGCAATGTTGTGAAGAGCAGGCACGGCAGCATCGAGGCCGACTTCGAGGCCTGGAAGACCAAGTTCCTGGCCAGGGTGCAAGCCCTCTGCCAAGGGGAAAGCCAGGCCTGCAGTGGCAGGTGCAAGAAGGGGAAGTGCCGAACCAAGGAGAGGAGGAGCCTAGAGGTGTCGGACCCTGAGCAGAAGGccttgaaggaggaggaggaagaggtaggtggaggctGTCTGGAAGGTGGAGGCCTGTTGACCTGACTGTCCGTCTTTTCTGCAGTCCTGAGCCTTGGCTGATGAGGTCAACCCGAGTGTGAATTCCTGATCCCCTCAGCTCCCCACCACCCCCGCCTGCTCCTGCCATGGGTCATGTGTCTTCCCTCCTGGCCTCCACATGTTCTCCACTTTCTTCCTCCAGCCTCTGC
The DNA window shown above is from Tiliqua scincoides isolate rTilSci1 chromosome 8, rTilSci1.hap2, whole genome shotgun sequence and carries:
- the SBDS gene encoding ribosome maturation protein SBDS, with the protein product MSIFTPTNQIRLTNVAVVRARRAGKRFEIACYRNKVVGWRSGAEKDLDEVLQTHTVFVNVSKGQVAKKEDLVKAFGTDNQTEICKMILTKGELQVSDKERQSQLEQMFRDIATIVADKCVNPETKRPYTVILIERAMKDIHYSVKPGKSTKQQALEVIKQLKETMQIERAHMRLRFILPPKEGKRLKEKLKPLLKVVESEDFDEQLEMVCLVDPGCFREIDELIRCETRGRGTLEVLSLKDVEEGDERLE